The nucleotide window TCTGGTTCTGCAGCAGTGACCTGCATAATGGTAAGTGTAAAAACAAAAACAACCAACATAAAACTCTTAACATATTTGTGCATTTTTAAACTCCTCCTAAGATTTTTTCCAAAAAAAAAGCCACAAAGGCATGACAGATTTTTTATCTGCATCTTGCCTTCGTGGCTTTTATATATACACTGTGGAGCAAATTAAATTATCACACCATAAACCGTGTGATAAAAACCGCAAATATCATTGTGGGATTCAAAACAGCATCATCTTCCTGATGAGCGATTGTTCATTTCTTAATCAATAAAAATTTAATTGTCAACGTTTTTTGTGACCCTGAATTTCAAACTGCCCCGCATTTTTTTGCCCACCCATAATAAAGGATAATTAAGGGATAAGGGCCTGAGTCATGACTCCGAGATTTTCCCTTCAGCAGCAAGGGCACGGGCATAAATCTCCACCGGATGTTTGACCGAAGCCGGATGTTTTAACTTGGCCAGCATGTCACAAATCTGCAGCATACAGGCAGGACAGGAGGTCGCCACTGTAGGACACCCGGTATCCACAATATTCCGGGCTTTTTCAAGGCCGATCTGGGTTGACATGTCATAATGGGCAAAATTAAAGCTCCCCCCCATGCCGCAGCAGGTGTCGCAGGCCTTCATCTCTTTTATTTGATTGCCGGAAGCAAAGATAACCTGCCGGGGCTCATTAAATACACCAAGGGATTTTTTAAGGTGGCAGGGGTCATGATAAGTTACACATTTTTGTTCTTTTTCACTGCTTGAAATTTCAGAAAACAGGTCAAACCGTTTTTCCATAAGCCAGCTTATGTCCACAGTCCTTTCAGCCAAAGCCTCAACCCGCCTTAACAACTGTTTATCACCATGTTTGAGCAGGGAGGGCCACAGCTTTATAATGGTCGAAGAACATGTGGCACAGGCCGTCACAAGGTAATCAAATCTTTGTTTTGAAAAAAGATCTACATTGATTTTCACAAGAGTCTCAAAGGTTTTAAAATCCCCGGATGAGATAGCCGGGATACCGCAACACCCCTGGCTGGAAGGAATAAACACCTGGGCATTAAAATGCGTTAACACGTCAACCACGCTATGGGCGATATTGGGAAACACCTTGTCAATCAAACACCCGACAAAAAAAGCCACTTTTACCCCTTTTCCGCCAACCCGGCTGTCCAGGCTGCCAAGGGTTCGGTTAAACGAGGTTTGTTTTAAGGGAACCATATGCCGATGCCGCAACAGGTGCGAACCAATCCTGGCACAGGAAGTGCCTTGAAAATTTTGTTCTTTTT belongs to Desulfobacula toluolica Tol2 and includes:
- a CDS encoding (Fe-S)-binding protein, which translates into the protein MANLKTTSNLKVTSKMQELARDVRQLEDQLAVCTRCGMCQANCPLFALTRNEADVSRGKLVLITGLIDQMFDDAVGVNERLQRCLLCGSCAHGCPSGVNTLEIFLKARAIIAQYLGLPILKKILFKRLLSRPETFNGLMGMVASFQKFFLKKEQNFQGTSCARIGSHLLRHRHMVPLKQTSFNRTLGSLDSRVGGKGVKVAFFVGCLIDKVFPNIAHSVVDVLTHFNAQVFIPSSQGCCGIPAISSGDFKTFETLVKINVDLFSKQRFDYLVTACATCSSTIIKLWPSLLKHGDKQLLRRVEALAERTVDISWLMEKRFDLFSEISSSEKEQKCVTYHDPCHLKKSLGVFNEPRQVIFASGNQIKEMKACDTCCGMGGSFNFAHYDMSTQIGLEKARNIVDTGCPTVATSCPACMLQICDMLAKLKHPASVKHPVEIYARALAAEGKISES